In Campylobacter sp. MIT 12-8780, the genomic window TGTGGTTTTAGCATCCTTGCTGATAAAAAAATCATCGTTTTCATAACTTAAACCATCGCTTTTTTGTAAATCATTTTTAAAATTTGTACCTTTGAGTTTGATTTGGAAATTAACAAAATCCGCAGTTTTTAAATCAAAATTCTTTACATTTTCTATGCCAAGTTTTTGCATTAGCGCTGAATTTTCTTTAAAGCGACTTAAGGTTGAAGCACTCAGTTCTAAACCTTGAGTGAGATTCATATCAACATTAAAATTTTGAGCTTTTAAAAGGATATCTTGTGAATAATCAAGCTCAAGATTTTCTTGTGCGTTTTTAATATCAAGCAAGTCTTTAAAATAAAGCCTTGAAATTTCAGTGTTAAAGTGAGCTTTTTTTGCATCTAAATCAAAACTTGCATTCACATCAGCTTGCAAAAAGTCATTTTTCACCACAAATTCATTTAATTTTAAGATAGTATTTTCAAGGCTGATATTGCCTTTTTGCACCAAAAAATTTGCCATATCAAGCTGAGTGTTTTCAAGATCAAAATTCGCTTTGAAGCTGATTTTTTCACTCTTTGCGAAGGGGATATTGATAATAAAGTCTGTATTAAGCTTGCCTGAAAGCTGTTTGAGTGGGAGTTTGATACTATAAAGATTGAGTATGTTTAAAAGCTTTTGATCAAGCATAAGTTCATTTGACTTGATTTGTATATAAATACCTGATTTTGTGGCACTTGCAGGCTCATATACATAAATTTTGCTTTGACTTAAATCCTGCTTTGCAAAGCTTGCTTGATCGAAGTTTAAATCAAGTCTTTTTTTATTTAAATTTAACTTCAGTTTTGGTATCAGTATGCTTTCAACATTTTTGCCAAGCTTGACTTTTAAATTTTTTACCTCACCCGCACCCTCAAGCTCTTTAATGCTAAATTTTTTACCCAAATCCATCGAAGCTTTAAGATAGCTAATAGAATATAAATCAGCGATGAGTTTTTGAGAAAACCACTCATTTAGTTCTTTATTTAAGCTTAAATGCTTGCCTGCTGTGCGAAACAAAAAAGCCATATTGCTTGCGTTGATATCCTTAAGATCAAGATTTAATTTATCTTTAGCATAAGTAACATTAAAATCAAAATTTAAATTTTGCGATCTTAAAATGCCTATAAAATCATAACTATCTTGAGCTGCGTTGATTAAAATCTGTCCGTCCGCACTGGCATTATAATCCTTAAAAAGCAGCTCTTTAATATCAGCCTTAATCTCTTTTCCTGTCCTATTTAATGCCAAATTTAAAGAAAATTCATCATTGTTTAAAAAAAACTCATCGCCTTTAAATAAAAAACGAGCATTTTGCCCGCCAAAACTTAAATTTTGTATATCAAGTTCTTGAAAAAATATATAAAGATATTCAATTTTTTGCACCGCATCAACAATTTGCGTTGAAACAGCTAGGCTTGAATTTGAATCCTCTAAATCAAAAATGCTTAAATTTTTTGCTTTTATGATGAGTTTTTTATCTAATTTTATATATAATTCGTTTGCACTAAAAACATGTGTTTGGAGTGTAGATATGCTAAAACCTATCTTAAGGATAACAAAAAGGATTGCAAAAATGATTAAAACTACTGCTAAATACCACCAAATTTTTTTTATCTTCATTCAACTCTTTCTCATTTTGCTTATCGCCTTGTTTTATTATATGATTCTACCTTTTAAAAGTGAATCTGTAGTTTATATCCCTCAAGGTTCTGTGAGTAAAATTATAGCTGATTTAAATAAAAATAATTATAAAATGAGTAGGATTGATAATTTTATTTTACGATTTTTAGGACACCCTCAAGCAGGCTGGATTAATATCGGCACCAAGCCCCTAAATAGAGCTGAGTTTTTATACAAGCTCACCGTAGCCAAAGCTGCACTTGAAAGCATTACTTTAATACCAGGTGAAACAACTTATATCTTTTTAACTCAGCTTGCCAAACAGCTTAATCTTGATCAAGAAAAACTTTTTGCAAGCTATGCAACAAAGGCAGCATATAAAGAAGGTTTGTTTTATCCAGAAACTTATAAAATTCCAAAAGGCATTAGCGAGGATTTGCTTATCGATTTGCTTTTAAAACATTCGCAAAATGCTTTTAAACAAGCTTCGATGAAAATTTTTGGTGATTATAATGAAAAAAAATGGCATAATTATGTCATCATCGCTTCAGTTATACAAAAAGAAGCTGCTTCAAATGAAGAAATGCCTATCGTCGCCTCAGTCATTTACAACCGCCTTAAAATCGGTATGAAGCTTCAAATGGACGGCACGCTAAATTATGGAGCATATTCGCATGTTAAAATTACACCTGAGCGTATCAGAAGCGATCAAAGCTCTTACAACACCTATAAATTTGAAGGCTTGCCAGAAGATGCGGTGTGTAATGTATCGTTGCAAGCCATTAGAGCAGCGATTTTTCCAGCAAAAAGCGAGTATTTATATTTTATGCGAGATAAAAGTACTGGAAAGCATATATTTACCACTAATGCGAGCGATCATAATAAAGTCGTAGCAGATCAAAGAGGAAAATAATACACACAAAAGGCGAATTCGTGCTTGTTTTATTTACTTCTTAGCTGTAAAATATAAAGATATATTTTATAAAAATTTATAGTCTTTTAAAAAAGCTAGAAGCAAAAACTTGGAACACTTTTTGCTTCATTTAGGACATAAATTAAAAATCGAGGATAAAAAGATGATTACTCCATTTAAATCAAAAGAACTTGTTAGCAGTGCTTTAGCGGGTAGAAATCTTAGAAATCAAATGATTAATTCAAATTTAGCCAATGTTGATACACCTTTTTACAAGTCAAGAGATATAGAATTTGAAACAGCTCTTGTTAATAGAGCTAAAGAACTTTTTAAAACAGACGATAGTAAAGAACTCAAGCTTGCTCAAACAAGTAGCGGACATCAAGAGCCTTGGAAATTTCCTGATCCAAATAAATCAACAATTTATCTAAGAGATGGACATTTAGCAAGAAATGACGCAAACACTGTTGATCTTGATGTGGAAACTACTGAGATGAGTAAAAACACAGCGATGATCACTGCGCTTGATGGAGTATTAAGGAGACAAAGCAATATCTTTGGCTCTATCATCGATGCAAGCTCAAAGCTTAGTTAAGGAGGGGTAAGATGGCATATTTAAGTGATTTTGATATAAGCGGTTATGGACTAAGCGCGCAACGTTTTCGTTTAAATGTTATCAGCTCAAATATAGCTAATGCAAATACCACCAGAACAGCTGAAGGCGGACCTTATAGAAGAAGAGAAGTGATCTTTAAAGCTACTGATTTTAGCGAACTTTTAAACAAACAAATCAAAGAAGATAACAATCTTTTAGAGTATGAAAACCCACTTAAAGATCCAAGTTCTCAAAAAGACGCACATCCAGCAGTAATGAGCGTGGTTGTGGATAAAGTCGTTCGCGATGATAAAGAATTTCGTCTTAAATATGAACCCGGACACCCAGATGCAAACGCTGAGGGCTATGTAGCTTACCCCAACATCAACCCAGTGGTTGAAATGGCGGATTTAATCGAAGCAACAAGAGCTTATCAAGCCAATGTTGCAGCATTTAACAGCACAAAAGCTATCGCTCAAAGTGCTATAGATTTATTAAAAGGTTAAAAAAGGATAAAAGATGAACGAGATAAACAAACTTAATTCTTTAAATAGTATTTCAAATACCCAAAATTCAAACAAAGCAAACGAAGCTGGTATAGGCGATGAATTCGCCAAGCTTTTAAAAAGCTCGATCAGCGATCTTGATGCAGCACAAAAAGAAGGCGAAGCAGCGATGACTGATATAGCCACAGGCGAGGTTAAAGACTTGCATCAAGCTGCTATTGCCATTGGTAAGGCTGAAACAAGTATGAAATTTATGCTTGAAGTAAGAAATAAGGCGATTAATGCCTATAAAGAAATCACGAGAATTCAAATTTAATTAATGCAAGAAGCAAATAAAACAAGAGTTTCTAAGGTTGCTTTTGCCTTTATTATGGCTTCTTTTTTTATGCTTTTATTTT contains:
- a CDS encoding YhdP family protein, which produces MKIKKIWWYLAVVLIIFAILFVILKIGFSISTLQTHVFSANELYIKLDKKLIIKAKNLSIFDLEDSNSSLAVSTQIVDAVQKIEYLYIFFQELDIQNLSFGGQNARFLFKGDEFFLNNDEFSLNLALNRTGKEIKADIKELLFKDYNASADGQILINAAQDSYDFIGILRSQNLNFDFNVTYAKDKLNLDLKDINASNMAFLFRTAGKHLSLNKELNEWFSQKLIADLYSISYLKASMDLGKKFSIKELEGAGEVKNLKVKLGKNVESILIPKLKLNLNKKRLDLNFDQASFAKQDLSQSKIYVYEPASATKSGIYIQIKSNELMLDQKLLNILNLYSIKLPLKQLSGKLNTDFIINIPFAKSEKISFKANFDLENTQLDMANFLVQKGNISLENTILKLNEFVVKNDFLQADVNASFDLDAKKAHFNTEISRLYFKDLLDIKNAQENLELDYSQDILLKAQNFNVDMNLTQGLELSASTLSRFKENSALMQKLGIENVKNFDLKTADFVNFQIKLKGTNFKNDLQKSDGLSYENDDFFISKDAKTTHIKSASENLDISLNEDVIKAKIKNLHYILKDTQKINDVNFSSKLELEALNSGIILQSANNSGKKLSFDELHFDMDKQKMSLKAKRNEAIYELNKDEKQLVGKINKVNDKTLNEFFGSNIVEKGNFELHIKGSGFERFNGEIIMNDTYFKELKFHNQLISFIDTIPSLLLFKSPTFNEKGLSIQKGAVLFEKQKNKITIQALTLDGDSVDILGVGDINLDDKKLDLELELQTLKSATDIISKVPIINQIILGKDRVISTQILVEGDLDNPKFKTQIIKETLKLPFNLLKNIIDIPSTWFE
- the flgB gene encoding flagellar basal body rod protein FlgB — encoded protein: MITPFKSKELVSSALAGRNLRNQMINSNLANVDTPFYKSRDIEFETALVNRAKELFKTDDSKELKLAQTSSGHQEPWKFPDPNKSTIYLRDGHLARNDANTVDLDVETTEMSKNTAMITALDGVLRRQSNIFGSIIDASSKLS
- the mltG gene encoding endolytic transglycosylase MltG; protein product: MIKTTAKYHQIFFIFIQLFLILLIALFYYMILPFKSESVVYIPQGSVSKIIADLNKNNYKMSRIDNFILRFLGHPQAGWINIGTKPLNRAEFLYKLTVAKAALESITLIPGETTYIFLTQLAKQLNLDQEKLFASYATKAAYKEGLFYPETYKIPKGISEDLLIDLLLKHSQNAFKQASMKIFGDYNEKKWHNYVIIASVIQKEAASNEEMPIVASVIYNRLKIGMKLQMDGTLNYGAYSHVKITPERIRSDQSSYNTYKFEGLPEDAVCNVSLQAIRAAIFPAKSEYLYFMRDKSTGKHIFTTNASDHNKVVADQRGK
- the fliE gene encoding flagellar hook-basal body complex protein FliE, whose translation is MNEINKLNSLNSISNTQNSNKANEAGIGDEFAKLLKSSISDLDAAQKEGEAAMTDIATGEVKDLHQAAIAIGKAETSMKFMLEVRNKAINAYKEITRIQI
- the flgC gene encoding flagellar basal body rod protein FlgC, giving the protein MAYLSDFDISGYGLSAQRFRLNVISSNIANANTTRTAEGGPYRRREVIFKATDFSELLNKQIKEDNNLLEYENPLKDPSSQKDAHPAVMSVVVDKVVRDDKEFRLKYEPGHPDANAEGYVAYPNINPVVEMADLIEATRAYQANVAAFNSTKAIAQSAIDLLKG